TTACGCAGCCGGAGCATAATCGTAGCCACCGTCATCGTCATCACCACCATTTTCAATATACGCCGCTCGAGACGTATCCACCACATCTTCAGCAGACACTGCATA
The sequence above is drawn from the Brassica napus cultivar Da-Ae chromosome A8, Da-Ae, whole genome shotgun sequence genome and encodes:
- the LOC106345209 gene encoding uncharacterized protein LOC106345209, whose translation is MYLVAHLVIKSFDGDYAVSAEDVVDTSRAAYIENGGDDDDGGYDYAPAA